One window of Anaerolineales bacterium genomic DNA carries:
- a CDS encoding TIGR03663 family protein, whose protein sequence is MESKRNWLDRPIHPALPAVTNEILIFGLVILLAIATRFYDLGSRVMSHDESLHTYFSWLLYRGQGYEHSPMMHGPLQFHLIALSYFLFGASDFTARIPAVLFNIATVWMVWYWRRYLGKWGVLIAGLLLAISPYMLYYGRYVRNESFVGFSGILMLYAILRHLEVGGRKYLYFVTLALLIHFTAKETSFIYTAQALLYLAIYFIVQVSRTPWKGAKGDYRAFIIALSITILLTGWAVGYGLYTRGTETITGTETALPANPEAAPPTPSEPVDITLTFLFAAIAVISFIVTAFFLIRGYTWERLRNNRSFELLMVFGTIVLPQLSPFLIDLTGIVIPTTAPEINALAGNWRSILIIAACLLLSFALAIAAGLIWNRSKWWKATLIFWIPFTILYTTFFTNPNGFFTGAIGSLGYWLVQHGVERGSQPPYYYVLVQIPVYEFLPALGLILAIILGIRRRVTLPKAWEEDMIDGTLDGNWEANKSPSPVEQETYTREMNFVNMFSLLIWWSIMSIASFSIAGERMPWLTFHMTWPMILITGWALGRLIEITDWESLKQKKFLSGLAAVAVFIISGANVIYAWNSPMRPFQGTSLEQLQATNLFLLPLLVLILSAAAAVYFMREWAMREVRHIFTLVLFGFLAVFTVRASFRAAYITYDQATEFLVYAHGATGIKEIMQQAEEISLRTTGDLSMPIAYDASAPDTGVSWPFVWYLRDFTNQRSFDQPTRSLRESVVIVVDEKNFDKIDPAIGPGYFRVDYIRMWWPMQDYFGLVSDRGIYLLGIDPNFSDELNAGQIPVEVREQFNLIGAPLSENAAVTKKRTGLRWEITDGAKKYYVRKEEQNLGVYYYEDFPEGYACTGIFSILKLNRFKDYSRFCEGFTNPQIRAGILQIWMNRDYTLYAQAKGRSDLTLATWQPADQMRLYIRKDVAQQIWNYGVAPSGDTAVEDPTEGKYTVISSDLIFDGTQAEPIVLNAPRALAFAPNGTFYVADSRNHRILHIDQQGKILHQWGTYADGVSVPVGDGTFNEPWGIAVGPDGSVYVADTWNHRIEKFTAEGRFLKAWGSFGQGNEATLFYGPRGLAVDSEGRVYVTDTGNKRIVIFDKDGNYITEFGSAGFDPGQFDEPTSIAIDRNGTVYVADTWNQRIQTFKRVDSTDSLSFVPDQQWDVFGWFGQSLDNKPFIAVNDDLHVFITDPEGYRVMEFDPRGTIVRVWGDYGNTYTGFGLASGIAIDPEGKVWVTDGAFNRIMRFTLP, encoded by the coding sequence ATGGAATCGAAACGCAACTGGCTCGACCGTCCCATTCACCCTGCGCTCCCCGCCGTCACGAACGAGATCCTGATCTTCGGGCTGGTGATCCTGCTTGCCATCGCCACCCGTTTTTATGATCTCGGCTCACGCGTGATGAGTCACGACGAAAGCCTGCATACCTATTTCTCCTGGCTTTTATACCGCGGGCAGGGCTACGAACACTCGCCCATGATGCACGGTCCCCTGCAATTCCATCTGATCGCCCTGTCTTATTTCCTGTTCGGCGCAAGCGATTTCACCGCCCGCATCCCGGCTGTGCTGTTCAACATCGCCACCGTGTGGATGGTCTGGTACTGGCGCAGGTATCTCGGTAAATGGGGTGTGCTAATCGCAGGTCTCCTGCTCGCCATATCGCCCTACATGCTGTATTACGGGCGTTATGTGCGCAACGAATCCTTCGTCGGCTTCTCCGGCATCCTCATGCTATACGCCATTCTTCGCCATCTCGAGGTTGGCGGCAGAAAATATCTCTACTTTGTCACACTCGCCCTGCTGATTCACTTCACGGCAAAGGAAACCTCCTTTATCTACACAGCCCAGGCACTGCTTTACCTCGCCATCTACTTTATCGTCCAGGTCTCCCGCACCCCGTGGAAGGGCGCGAAAGGAGACTACCGGGCTTTTATCATCGCTCTTAGCATAACGATCCTTCTCACCGGATGGGCGGTCGGCTACGGCCTGTACACGCGGGGAACCGAAACGATCACCGGAACCGAAACCGCGCTGCCCGCCAACCCCGAAGCCGCGCCTCCCACTCCGTCCGAGCCTGTCGACATTACCCTGACCTTTCTCTTCGCCGCAATCGCAGTGATTTCTTTCATTGTCACGGCGTTTTTTCTGATCCGCGGTTATACATGGGAGCGTTTGCGAAACAATCGATCCTTCGAACTCTTGATGGTGTTCGGCACCATCGTCCTGCCGCAATTATCCCCATTCCTGATCGACCTGACGGGCATTGTGATCCCCACCACCGCACCGGAAATCAACGCGCTTGCCGGCAATTGGCGATCCATCCTGATCATCGCTGCCTGCCTGTTGCTTTCTTTTGCCCTGGCCATTGCCGCAGGCTTGATCTGGAATCGCTCGAAATGGTGGAAGGCTACACTGATCTTCTGGATTCCTTTCACGATCCTATACACTACATTCTTCACCAACCCCAACGGTTTCTTTACCGGGGCAATCGGCTCGCTTGGGTATTGGCTCGTCCAACACGGTGTGGAGCGCGGAAGCCAGCCGCCGTATTATTACGTGTTGGTGCAGATTCCCGTTTACGAATTCCTCCCGGCGCTTGGGTTGATCCTCGCCATCATTCTCGGCATCCGGCGAAGAGTTACCCTGCCCAAGGCATGGGAGGAAGACATGATCGACGGCACACTCGACGGGAACTGGGAAGCGAACAAGTCCCCGTCACCGGTGGAGCAGGAAACCTACACCCGCGAAATGAACTTCGTCAATATGTTCAGCCTCCTGATCTGGTGGAGTATCATGAGCATCGCCTCTTTTTCGATCGCGGGCGAGAGAATGCCCTGGCTTACCTTTCATATGACCTGGCCCATGATCCTCATCACCGGCTGGGCGCTCGGCCGGTTGATCGAAATCACGGACTGGGAATCCTTGAAGCAGAAAAAATTCCTCTCAGGGTTGGCTGCCGTGGCGGTTTTCATTATTTCCGGAGCCAACGTGATCTACGCCTGGAATTCCCCGATGCGCCCCTTCCAGGGAACTTCGCTGGAACAATTGCAGGCAACCAATCTATTCCTGCTGCCGCTGCTGGTCTTGATCCTCAGCGCGGCCGCCGCCGTCTATTTCATGCGTGAGTGGGCAATGCGGGAAGTTCGTCACATTTTCACCCTTGTTTTGTTCGGCTTCCTTGCCGTGTTTACTGTCCGCGCTTCGTTCCGGGCAGCCTATATCACCTACGACCAGGCGACTGAGTTTCTCGTTTACGCCCACGGCGCGACCGGGATCAAGGAAATCATGCAACAGGCGGAGGAGATCTCCCTGCGTACCACCGGCGATCTGAGCATGCCCATCGCCTACGACGCCTCCGCACCGGATACTGGCGTTTCATGGCCCTTCGTCTGGTATCTGCGCGATTTTACAAACCAGCGTTCCTTCGATCAGCCCACGCGTTCGCTTCGGGAATCGGTGGTGATCGTCGTCGATGAAAAGAATTTCGACAAGATCGATCCCGCCATTGGACCCGGCTACTTCCGCGTGGATTACATCCGTATGTGGTGGCCCATGCAGGATTACTTCGGCCTGGTCAGCGACCGCGGAATCTACCTCCTCGGCATAGATCCGAATTTTTCAGACGAATTGAATGCCGGTCAAATCCCTGTTGAAGTGCGCGAGCAGTTCAATTTAATAGGCGCTCCTCTCTCGGAAAACGCAGCCGTAACGAAAAAACGCACCGGCTTGCGTTGGGAGATCACCGACGGCGCAAAGAAATACTATGTTCGAAAAGAGGAGCAAAATCTTGGTGTTTATTATTACGAAGACTTTCCCGAAGGCTATGCCTGCACCGGCATATTCAGCATCCTTAAACTTAACCGATTCAAGGACTATTCCCGATTCTGCGAAGGCTTTACCAATCCACAAATTCGCGCTGGGATACTTCAGATCTGGATGAACCGGGATTACACCCTGTATGCGCAAGCCAAAGGCCGTTCTGATCTGACTCTCGCCACCTGGCAGCCGGCGGATCAAATGCGGCTATACATCCGCAAGGATGTGGCGCAGCAGATCTGGAATTACGGGGTGGCGCCGAGCGGTGATACGGCAGTCGAAGATCCCACGGAAGGGAAGTACACTGTTATTTCTTCAGACCTGATATTCGACGGAACCCAGGCGGAACCCATCGTCCTTAATGCGCCCCGCGCGCTTGCGTTCGCCCCAAATGGAACTTTTTACGTCGCTGACTCACGCAATCACCGCATCCTGCACATCGACCAGCAGGGAAAAATATTGCATCAATGGGGCACCTATGCAGACGGGGTAAGCGTTCCCGTCGGTGATGGGACCTTCAACGAACCCTGGGGCATTGCAGTCGGACCAGACGGTTCGGTGTATGTCGCCGACACTTGGAATCACCGCATCGAAAAATTCACGGCGGAGGGAAGGTTCCTGAAAGCCTGGGGCAGCTTCGGTCAGGGAAACGAGGCGACCCTGTTTTACGGTCCGCGGGGACTGGCAGTGGATTCCGAAGGAAGGGTCTACGTCACTGATACAGGCAACAAGCGTATCGTCATCTTCGACAAGGATGGCAACTACATCACTGAATTCGGCTCGGCGGGTTTCGACCCCGGGCAATTCGACGAACCGACCAGCATTGCCATCGACCGGAACGGAACAGTTTATGTCGCCGATACGTGGAACCAGCGCATCCAGACCTTCAAGAGGGTTGATTCCACGGACTCGCTTTCGTTCGTCCCCGATCAACAATGGGATGTCTTCGGCTGGTTCGGGCAATCGCTCGACAATAAACCCTTCATCGCCGTCAATGACGACCTGCACGTTTTCATCACCGATCCAGAAGGTTATCGCGTGATGGAATTCGATCCGAGGGGGACGATCGTCCGCGTGTGGGGCGATTACGGAAATACGTATACCGGCTTCGGGCTTGCTTCCGGTATCGCCATCGATCCGGAGGGAAAGGTTTGGGTGACGGACGGAGCCTTCAACCGAATCATGAGATTCACTCTCCCGTAA
- the sucC gene encoding ADP-forming succinate--CoA ligase subunit beta, with amino-acid sequence MKLHEYQSKNIFSKFGIPIPKGRVAATAQEAKQIAEELGGRVVIKSQVLVGGRGKAGGVKLAKDSAEAEQLATQILGMDIKGLPVRKVLVDEASAIDQEIYFAITDDRAAKKPVLIASAAGGIDIEEVAVKTPEKIIKVNIDPLLGLREYQARDVAVSIDLPRDYWKDFTKIAMGLWQVYQSTDASLAEINPLVITKDKKMIALDGKMMIDDNALFRQPELAEMRDTDEDAPAEIEARKYGLSFIKLDGDIGCMVNGAGLAMTSMDVIKLFGGEPANFLDVGGGAGSEKVAAAMRIILTDPNVKAVLFNIFGGITRCDEVARGILAAMDEVKPKVPMVVRLVGTNAEEGRRLLEKANMITAETLADAAKKAVAAARN; translated from the coding sequence ATGAAACTTCACGAATACCAATCCAAGAACATTTTTTCAAAGTTCGGCATCCCAATTCCCAAGGGACGCGTTGCGGCTACCGCTCAGGAAGCGAAACAGATCGCAGAAGAGCTCGGTGGTCGCGTTGTTATTAAATCCCAGGTGCTGGTGGGCGGGCGGGGCAAAGCCGGTGGTGTCAAACTCGCCAAGGATTCTGCAGAAGCGGAGCAACTGGCGACCCAGATCCTCGGCATGGATATCAAAGGGCTTCCCGTCCGAAAAGTACTCGTGGATGAAGCCTCGGCAATCGACCAGGAAATTTATTTTGCGATCACCGACGACCGCGCGGCAAAGAAGCCGGTCCTGATCGCTTCGGCGGCCGGCGGTATCGATATCGAAGAAGTCGCTGTCAAAACGCCGGAGAAGATCATCAAGGTGAATATCGATCCGCTTTTGGGATTGCGCGAATACCAGGCGCGCGATGTGGCGGTCTCGATCGATCTGCCGCGCGATTACTGGAAGGATTTCACCAAGATCGCTATGGGATTGTGGCAGGTGTATCAAAGCACCGATGCGTCACTTGCGGAGATCAATCCGCTGGTCATCACCAAAGATAAGAAGATGATCGCACTCGACGGCAAAATGATGATCGACGATAACGCGCTCTTCCGCCAGCCGGAACTCGCCGAAATGCGTGACACGGATGAAGACGCCCCGGCCGAGATCGAGGCGCGAAAGTATGGGCTCTCGTTCATCAAACTGGACGGGGATATCGGCTGCATGGTCAACGGGGCGGGTCTGGCGATGACCAGCATGGACGTGATCAAACTCTTCGGGGGCGAACCCGCCAACTTCCTCGATGTGGGAGGCGGAGCCGGGTCTGAGAAAGTCGCCGCCGCCATGCGCATCATCCTCACCGACCCGAATGTTAAGGCGGTCCTCTTCAATATCTTCGGCGGCATCACCCGCTGTGACGAAGTGGCGCGCGGAATTTTGGCTGCGATGGACGAAGTCAAACCGAAGGTGCCGATGGTCGTACGGCTCGTCGGGACGAACGCGGAAGAAGGGCGGCGCCTCCTGGAAAAGGCGAACATGATCACCGCCGAAACTCTGGCGGATGCGGCAAAGAAGGCAGTTGCGGCGGCGAGGAATTAA
- the sucD gene encoding succinate--CoA ligase subunit alpha, whose protein sequence is MSILVDKNTRLLVQGITGNEGLFHTTQMAAYSNIVVGGVTPGKGGEWVLDGKIPVFDSVKSAKEATDANTSIIFVPARFAPDAMFEAADAGIPLIVCITEGVVIHDMMRVRNYLDQKNVRLVGPNCPGLLTPGEAKVGIIPGDIAIPGNVGVVSRSGTLTYEVLYAMKNLGMGATTCVGIGGDPVNGTNFTDVLEMFEHDPKTEKVIMIGEIGGNEEEKAAEFIRTKMTKPVASFIAGQTAPPGKRMGHAGAIIEGGAGTAADKIKALEKAGVKVAKHPEEIPTLLQ, encoded by the coding sequence ATGAGCATTCTTGTAGATAAAAACACCCGCCTTCTCGTGCAGGGAATTACCGGGAACGAAGGTTTATTCCACACCACACAAATGGCAGCCTACTCGAATATCGTTGTAGGCGGCGTGACTCCCGGCAAAGGCGGTGAATGGGTTCTGGATGGAAAGATCCCCGTTTTCGATTCGGTTAAATCTGCGAAGGAAGCCACGGATGCAAATACGTCCATCATATTCGTCCCGGCACGCTTCGCCCCGGATGCGATGTTCGAAGCCGCGGACGCGGGAATCCCGCTCATCGTCTGCATCACCGAAGGTGTTGTGATTCACGACATGATGCGCGTACGTAATTATCTCGACCAGAAGAACGTCCGCCTTGTCGGACCGAACTGCCCCGGCCTGCTCACCCCCGGTGAAGCCAAAGTGGGAATCATCCCCGGCGATATTGCCATTCCCGGCAACGTCGGCGTCGTGTCGCGCTCCGGCACGTTGACCTACGAAGTACTGTACGCGATGAAAAATCTCGGGATGGGCGCAACCACCTGCGTCGGAATCGGAGGCGACCCGGTCAACGGCACGAACTTTACCGATGTTCTCGAAATGTTCGAGCACGATCCCAAGACCGAGAAGGTCATCATGATCGGCGAGATCGGCGGGAACGAGGAAGAGAAAGCCGCGGAGTTCATCCGCACCAAGATGACAAAACCCGTCGCATCGTTCATCGCCGGTCAGACCGCCCCTCCCGGAAAACGCATGGGCCACGCCGGAGCCATCATCGAGGGCGGAGCCGGAACCGCCGCAGACAAGATCAAAGCGCTTGAAAAGGCTGGCGTGAAAGTTGCGAAGCACCCGGAAGAAATTCCCACCCTCCTGCAATGA
- the acpP gene encoding acyl carrier protein: MSDTYNELKTIIKDLLNVDEGKITMEARFREELEADSLDLVELIMAFEDKFGAEISDEDAQKITTVGEAVKYIDANRK, translated from the coding sequence ATGTCAGACACATACAATGAATTGAAAACGATCATCAAGGACCTGCTTAACGTGGACGAGGGAAAGATCACGATGGAAGCGCGCTTCCGCGAGGAACTCGAAGCGGATTCGCTCGATCTTGTCGAGTTGATCATGGCGTTCGAAGACAAGTTCGGCGCGGAGATCTCCGACGAAGACGCCCAGAAGATCACGACGGTCGGCGAAGCGGTCAAATACATCGACGCGAATCGCAAGTAA
- a CDS encoding type 2 isopentenyl-diphosphate Delta-isomerase, whose translation MTKVAPIDQRKADHIKINLEQDVRSALTTGLENYRFIHEALPEVGLDRLDTSLNLFGKTLSSPILVSSMTGGTDEAETINLRLAEAAQEMNIAMGVGSQRAAIEHPEQARTFQVRRAAPDILLFANLGAVQFNYGYGIDECRKAVDMIQADALYLHLNPLQEAVQDAGDTNWVGIAKKIEEVCKKLEVPVIAKEVGWGISEKTAKLLADCGVSAIDVAGAGGTSWSQVEMHRAPDEFTRQLAATFVGWGIPTSDSILNVKTVVPEMTIFASGGLKDGLDIAKCIALGATLGGMAGQFLKASAVSSERAVEMMKLTKRQIEVTMFACGAESLTELAKRIISP comes from the coding sequence ATGACAAAAGTTGCGCCGATAGACCAACGGAAAGCCGACCACATTAAAATCAACTTAGAGCAGGATGTCCGCTCTGCGCTGACGACCGGACTGGAGAATTATCGCTTCATCCATGAAGCCCTGCCCGAAGTGGGCCTGGACCGGCTCGACACAAGCCTGAACCTGTTCGGAAAGACCCTGAGCTCTCCCATCCTTGTGAGTTCGATGACCGGCGGCACGGACGAAGCCGAAACCATCAACCTGCGCCTCGCTGAAGCGGCGCAAGAAATGAACATCGCGATGGGGGTCGGCAGCCAGCGCGCCGCCATCGAACATCCTGAGCAGGCAAGAACTTTCCAGGTACGCCGCGCCGCCCCGGACATTTTGTTATTTGCCAATCTTGGGGCAGTTCAATTCAATTACGGCTACGGCATCGACGAATGCCGCAAAGCCGTGGATATGATCCAAGCGGATGCGCTTTATCTGCATCTTAATCCGCTTCAAGAAGCCGTGCAGGACGCGGGCGATACAAATTGGGTTGGTATTGCCAAAAAAATCGAAGAGGTTTGCAAGAAACTTGAAGTCCCTGTCATTGCCAAAGAAGTTGGCTGGGGTATTTCAGAGAAGACCGCCAAACTCCTCGCCGATTGCGGAGTATCCGCGATAGATGTCGCAGGCGCGGGCGGGACATCGTGGTCGCAAGTGGAAATGCACCGCGCGCCAGACGAGTTCACCCGTCAACTCGCTGCCACTTTCGTTGGCTGGGGAATTCCAACTTCTGATTCAATCTTGAATGTCAAGACTGTCGTTCCTGAGATGACCATCTTCGCCAGCGGCGGTCTCAAAGACGGACTCGACATCGCAAAGTGCATCGCCCTCGGCGCAACCCTCGGCGGCATGGCAGGTCAGTTCTTGAAAGCCTCAGCGGTTTCATCGGAAAGAGCGGTCGAAATGATGAAGCTGACGAAGAGACAGATCGAAGTGACAATGTTCGCCTGCGGGGCAGAATCATTAACCGAGCTTGCAAAAAGAATCATATCTCCCTGA
- a CDS encoding CoA transferase subunit A, whose product MSKLIPIKKAIADFVTDGDVVYAAGFTHLIPFAAGHEIIRQGKKNLTLARATPDLIYDQMVAAGCAKKVIFSYMGNPGVGSLRIVRGAIERGELEWEEYSHFGMITRLQAGASGLPFLPMNQTGAEDLEKVNPRIKRIPDPYGGKDVIVVPALNPDVAIVHVQRADKNGNAHLWGIIGEQKEAAFASKKVILTAEEIVDESVIRSDPNRTMIPGIVVSAVCHVPFASHPSYSQGYYDRDNEFYLAWDKISESKELTQKYLDEWVFGVKDRNAYWKKLGEKTHKRLKVKAQYSDRINYGKY is encoded by the coding sequence ATGAGCAAATTGATTCCAATCAAAAAAGCGATCGCAGATTTCGTCACCGACGGCGATGTGGTTTATGCCGCCGGGTTCACCCATTTGATCCCCTTCGCCGCCGGGCATGAGATCATCCGGCAGGGGAAGAAGAATCTCACCCTCGCGCGCGCCACCCCGGATTTGATCTACGACCAGATGGTCGCGGCGGGATGCGCGAAAAAGGTCATCTTTTCCTACATGGGGAATCCCGGAGTCGGTTCCCTGCGCATCGTGCGCGGAGCGATCGAACGCGGCGAATTGGAATGGGAGGAATATTCCCACTTTGGCATGATCACCCGCTTACAGGCGGGCGCCTCGGGACTTCCCTTTTTGCCGATGAATCAGACCGGAGCCGAGGATTTGGAGAAGGTCAACCCACGCATCAAACGCATCCCTGACCCGTACGGCGGAAAAGATGTGATCGTCGTCCCGGCTCTCAATCCGGATGTCGCCATTGTACACGTTCAACGCGCCGATAAAAACGGTAACGCTCATCTCTGGGGAATCATCGGCGAGCAGAAGGAAGCCGCCTTCGCTTCAAAGAAAGTCATCCTCACCGCCGAAGAAATCGTCGACGAATCCGTCATCCGTTCCGACCCGAACCGGACGATGATCCCGGGAATCGTTGTCAGCGCGGTCTGTCATGTGCCGTTCGCCAGCCATCCCTCCTACTCGCAGGGGTATTACGACCGCGACAACGAGTTCTATCTTGCGTGGGATAAGATCAGCGAGTCGAAGGAACTGACACAGAAGTATCTCGATGAATGGGTCTTCGGAGTAAAAGATCGTAACGCGTATTGGAAGAAACTCGGTGAAAAGACCCATAAACGTTTAAAGGTCAAGGCGCAATACAGCGACAGGATCAATTACGGAAAGTACTAG
- a CDS encoding alpha/beta hydrolase, with protein MNHFDLGGNGAPLHFLHANGYPPECYHPLFEHLQKNYRVFGMKLRPLWEGASREGLKDWRPYSGDLLKFLSVYPSSTQGFAQGGRVIGVGHSIGGVVTLRAAMREPEKFRALVLLDPVLFVPPFMTAWNLVRAIGLGERTHPLISAAKKRRRVFDDLGLVFERYRKRDVFRYMNDESLKTYIKGITKPKPDGGYELVYSPEWEVHIYLTGLRDFDLWRNLPRFEVPTLIIRGAETDTFLEDAEKLVKKENPGVRIITMEKATHLLPLEHPQEVAQIIDNFVRPDRI; from the coding sequence ATGAATCACTTCGACCTCGGCGGGAATGGCGCGCCGCTTCACTTCCTTCACGCGAACGGCTACCCGCCCGAATGTTATCATCCATTATTCGAACATTTACAAAAGAATTATCGCGTCTTTGGGATGAAACTCCGTCCGCTGTGGGAGGGAGCGTCGCGGGAGGGATTGAAAGATTGGCGTCCCTACTCAGGCGACTTGCTGAAATTCCTATCCGTTTACCCTTCGTCCACACAGGGCTTCGCTCAGGGCGGCAGGGTCATCGGCGTTGGTCATTCCATCGGCGGAGTCGTCACCCTGAGGGCGGCAATGCGCGAACCGGAAAAATTTCGAGCTCTCGTCCTGCTCGACCCGGTATTGTTCGTTCCGCCATTCATGACTGCGTGGAATCTTGTCCGCGCCATTGGCTTGGGCGAACGAACGCATCCATTGATCTCTGCCGCAAAAAAACGGAGACGCGTGTTCGACGACCTTGGCCTGGTTTTCGAAAGATATCGCAAACGGGATGTTTTTCGTTACATGAACGACGAAAGCCTGAAAACTTACATCAAAGGCATTACCAAGCCCAAACCGGACGGTGGTTACGAACTGGTTTATTCGCCTGAGTGGGAAGTTCACATCTACCTGACCGGCTTGCGCGACTTCGATCTGTGGCGTAATCTCCCCCGCTTCGAAGTGCCAACCTTGATCATTCGCGGCGCAGAAACGGATACATTTTTGGAAGATGCAGAAAAACTGGTTAAAAAGGAAAACCCTGGGGTACGGATAATCACCATGGAAAAAGCAACTCACCTCCTGCCGCTCGAGCATCCGCAAGAGGTGGCGCAAATCATAGATAATTTTGTCAGACCTGACAGGATTTGA
- a CDS encoding CoA-transferase subunit beta, producing the protein MPELKYSSAELMIINASRLLRDGDVVFVGVGQPNLACNLAKRTHAPNLVMIYEAGVIGAEPARLPLSIGDPTLVSGSLSVVSMYDIFTNYLQRGNVDVGFMGGAQIDRYGNINATTIGDYTHPKVRLPGSGGSQEIAAWANRCYIMTPHQKRRFPERVEFMTSAGFIDGKDAREKRGLRGGGMLAVVTDIGILEPDDSGEMTLTALHTGRTADEAKANTGWDLKVASSLKTTEEVTKKELKILREELDPTGIYLKSAA; encoded by the coding sequence ATGCCCGAACTTAAATATTCCTCCGCCGAATTGATGATCATCAACGCATCGCGCCTCCTGCGGGACGGTGACGTGGTTTTCGTCGGCGTCGGTCAACCCAACCTGGCCTGCAATCTCGCCAAACGGACTCATGCGCCCAACCTCGTGATGATCTATGAAGCGGGCGTGATCGGCGCGGAACCCGCCCGCCTGCCGCTATCCATTGGCGACCCGACCCTCGTCAGCGGATCCCTTTCGGTGGTGAGCATGTACGACATATTTACGAATTACCTGCAACGGGGCAACGTGGATGTAGGCTTTATGGGCGGCGCGCAGATCGATAGATACGGAAACATAAATGCGACTACAATCGGGGATTATACGCATCCAAAAGTCCGCCTGCCCGGCTCCGGCGGTTCGCAGGAGATCGCCGCCTGGGCAAACCGCTGCTACATCATGACCCCGCACCAGAAACGCCGTTTCCCCGAAAGAGTGGAGTTCATGACCTCGGCGGGTTTCATTGACGGCAAAGACGCGCGCGAAAAACGAGGGCTTCGCGGGGGCGGGATGCTGGCGGTTGTCACAGATATCGGTATTTTGGAGCCGGATGATTCAGGGGAGATGACGCTCACGGCTTTGCACACAGGCCGAACGGCGGATGAGGCGAAAGCCAACACAGGCTGGGACCTTAAAGTGGCGTCATCACTAAAAACGACTGAAGAGGTTACAAAGAAAGAGTTGAAAATCCTTCGAGAGGAACTGGATCCTACCGGCATTTATCTCAAAAGCGCCGCGTAA